From a single Chitinophaga sp. Cy-1792 genomic region:
- a CDS encoding murein L,D-transpeptidase family protein → MRRLYWIACLLSLFALTGFAVNNNDLYNVRITPANINADKVFLLIDKSDYRLYLYEDVTLRKIYKVVFGSRDQTNKRREGDKLTPEGTFHIQAKRMDKQWSRFMLLDYPNEASMERFHEMQSEGVIPTAATPGGGIGIHGVQSGTGITDYYVESRINWTEGCISMKNSDVNELYEIIKVGTPVVIRK, encoded by the coding sequence ATGCGCCGTCTTTATTGGATTGCATGCCTGCTGTCATTATTCGCACTGACCGGGTTTGCAGTAAACAACAATGATTTATATAATGTGCGAATAACTCCTGCAAATATTAATGCAGATAAAGTATTTCTTTTAATTGATAAGAGTGACTACCGGCTTTATCTATACGAAGATGTAACGTTGAGGAAAATCTACAAAGTGGTGTTTGGAAGCCGCGACCAGACTAACAAGCGGAGGGAGGGCGACAAGCTCACACCTGAAGGAACCTTTCATATTCAGGCAAAACGAATGGACAAACAATGGAGCAGATTCATGTTGCTCGATTATCCAAATGAAGCCAGTATGGAACGGTTTCATGAGATGCAGTCAGAAGGAGTCATCCCCACGGCGGCCACACCTGGCGGTGGTATTGGCATTCACGGGGTACAGTCCGGTACAGGCATCACCGACTATTACGTAGAAAGCCGTATCAACTGGACAGAAGGATGCATCAGTATGAAAAATTCGGATGTAAACGAACTATACGAAATCATTAAAGTTGGCACTCCTGTTGTAATCAGAAAGTAA